Proteins encoded within one genomic window of Anopheles gambiae chromosome 3, idAnoGambNW_F1_1, whole genome shotgun sequence:
- the LOC133392784 gene encoding uncharacterized protein LOC133392784 — NILSRKLRMWALSHRITHTAINDLLGIIRETTEYYVPMDARTFLKTPVNVRQNITTVAGGQLWYQGIEKTLQCHFKNTTPTVDKFALNLFVDGLPLHNSGPTQLWPIMAQIHELPEVPVLVLGIFCGSSKPDNVEDYLRQLVDDLNRVMDQGVTINKTKIGIDLRVIIADSPARAFIKGVANFNAANGCIKCKIVGKKDKKKPTEWYLKEQLNRGQTRNLGKEIMK; from the exons AACATATTATCAAGGAAATTACGAATGTGGGCCCTATCTCATCGAATAACCCACACAGCTATAAATGATTTGCTTGGGATCATACGCGAGACAACGGAATATTACGTTCCAATGGATGCAAGGACGTTTCTGAAAACTCCCGTGAACGTCAGACAAAATATTACCACAGTGGCAGGAGGACAGCTATGGTACCAAGGGATCGAAAAGACGCTTCAGTGCCATTTTAa AAACACGACGCCTACTGTGGACAAATTTGCTTTAAATCTCTTCGTAGATGGGCTTCCGTTACATAACAGTGGCCCTACGCAATTATGGCCAATAATGGCGCAGATTCACGAGCTTCCGGAGGTGCCTGTCTTGGTGCTAGGCATTTTCTGTGGTTCGTCGAAACCTGACAACGTGGAGGATTATCTTCGTCAATTGGTAGACGACCTTAATCGTGTTATGGACCAAGGAGTCacaatcaacaaaacaaaaattggaaTTGATCTTCGTGTTATCATCGCCGATTCTCCCGCCCGAGCGTTCATAAAAG GTGTGGCGAATTTCAATGCAGCGAACGGGTGTATAAAGTGTAAAATTGTgggaaaaaaggacaaaaaaaaacccacagaaTGGTATTTGAAGGAACAGCTGAACCGAGGACAAACAAGGAATTTAGGCAAGGAGATTATGAAATAA
- the LOC133392940 gene encoding uncharacterized protein LOC133392940, which yields MENVKRARKSGMLSKLGQAIREECEREWEAENQPGTNRRQEAPVIEIPHAGSEFVDENASDEEVFDDDEPEEEWLEEWLNESDEDEGEDNQHTENYVTDPQS from the exons ATGGAGAACGTGAAGCGTGCTAGGAAAAGTGGTATGCTAAGCAAGCTTGGGCAGGCGATAAGGGAGGAGTGCGAGCGAGAATGGGAAGCGGAAAACCAACCAGGAACCAACCGACGCCAAGAAGCACCAG TGATTGAAATTCCGCATGCTGGTTCGGAATTCGTTGATGAGAATGCCTCCGATGAAGAAGTATTTGACGACGATGAGCCCGAAGAAGAATGGTTGGAGGAATGGCTGAACGAAAGTGACGAAGATGAAGGCGAAGATAATCAGCATACAGAAAATTATGTAACGGATCCTCAATCTTAA